TGTACTGGGAGCCAATGCATCTGCCGAACGCGGTGGGGAGCTTGTGTTGTTAGAGGACATGATTGCAGGACGGGTGATGTGGTCACCTGGGGAGGATGTCTGACTGTGGATATGCATTTTGCAACCCTATCGGAATTGGGCGCGCGCTATCGGGCGGGGGATGTGTCGCCGGTTGAGGTGGTGGATGCATTGCTCAATCGCATCGACGAGTACGGCGATCAGGCAAAGGCGTTTATTACTGTTACGGCAGAACGCGCTCGCGCCGAGGCACAGGCGGCGGAGGTGATGTTGCGGTCGGGATCGGATTTGGGTCCTTTGCACGGCATTCCAATCGCGCTTAAAGATTTGTTTCACACGGCGGGTATTCGCACGACTTCGGGCGCGAAAGTATGGGATACATTTGTTCCGGAGGATTCGGCAACCGTCGCAAAGCGTCTTTCGCGTGTCGGCGCTGTGTTGATGGGCAAGACCAATATGGTGGAACTCGCGTTTGGACCTTATGGTTTGAATCCCCATTACGGTACACCGCCCAATCCCTGGGGATCAGAATGCGTGCCGGGTGGGTCGAGCAGTGGGTCGGGGGTGGCCGTGGCGGTAGGGCTGGTGCCTGTTGCTATGGGTACGGATACGGGGGGATCTATTCGGATCCCGGCGTCGTTTTGCGGTGTTGTGGGGCTCAAGCCCACGCTGGAACGGGTGAGCCGCGCTGGCGCAATGCCGCTTTCGTGGACGCTGGATAGCATGGGACCTTTGACGCGGTCTGTGGAAGATGCCGCGCTGGTGTTTGAGGCGATTGCTGGACCTGATGCGGCTGATCCAGTGACATTAAATCAACCGCTGGTGGATGTGGTTCGCGGGTTAAAGCGAGATGTGAAGGGGTTGCGCGT
The Gemmatimonadota bacterium DNA segment above includes these coding regions:
- a CDS encoding amidase, which translates into the protein MVTWGGCLTVDMHFATLSELGARYRAGDVSPVEVVDALLNRIDEYGDQAKAFITVTAERARAEAQAAEVMLRSGSDLGPLHGIPIALKDLFHTAGIRTTSGAKVWDTFVPEDSATVAKRLSRVGAVLMGKTNMVELAFGPYGLNPHYGTPPNPWGSECVPGGSSSGSGVAVAVGLVPVAMGTDTGGSIRIPASFCGVVGLKPTLERVSRAGAMPLSWTLDSMGPLTRSVEDAALVFEAIAGPDAADPVTLNQPLVDVVRGLKRDVKGLRVGFVRDPFCDGADGVVIASVEAAAEILCDLGVNVEEMQFPEAREELDEELEGRGSAMIMCVEGYACHGDLITRRGEMMDPRIRARIAHGASFSAPDYAAVLQKREALRISARETLRDVDAVICPTMLTVAPRIADVDAAPVRLTTRLVNFLGLCAVSVPCGWSDEALPIGLQIIGKPYDEARILRLAYAYEQAVGSRLAPDFIQV